One segment of Onychomys torridus chromosome 3, mOncTor1.1, whole genome shotgun sequence DNA contains the following:
- the Asic3 gene encoding acid-sensing ion channel 3, translating to MKPPSGLEEARRRQASDIREFASSCTMHGLGHVFGPGGLTLRRGLWATAVLLSLAAFLYQVAERVRYYGEFHHKTTLDERESHQLTFPAVTLCNINPLRRSRLTPNDLHWAGTALLGLDPAEHAAYLRALGQPPAPPGFMPSPTFDMAQLYTRAGHSLEDMLLDCRYRGQPCGPENFTVIFTRMGQCYTFNSGLHGAELLTTPKGGAGNGLEIMLDVQQEEYLPIWKDMEETPFEVGIRVQIHSQEEPPAIDQLGFGAAPGHQTFVSCQQQQLSFLPPPWGDCNTASVDPDFDPEPSDPLGSPNPSPSPPYSLIGCRLACETRYVARKCGCRMMHMPGNSPVCSPQQYKDCASPALDAMLRKDMCVCPNPCAITRYAKELSMVRIPSRASARYLAQKYNRSETYIAENVLVLDIFFEALNYETVEQKAAYEVSELLGDIGGQMGLFIGASLLTILEILDYLCEVFRDRVLGYFWNRRSSQRRSGSTLLQEGLDGHRTHVPHLSLGPRPATPPCAVTKTLSASHRTCYLVTRL from the exons ATGAAACCCCCCTCAGGGCTGGAGGAGGCCCGGCGGCGACAGGCCTCAGACATCCGGGAGTTCGCCAGCAGCTGCACAATGCATGGTCTGGGCCACGTCTTTGGCCCTGGAGGCCTGACCCTGCGCCGTGGGCTCTGGGCCACAGCTGTGCTCCTGTCGCTGGCGGCCTTCCTCTACCAAGTGGCTGAGCGGGTGCGCTACTATGGAGAGTTCCACCATAAGACCACCCTAGATGAGCGTGAGAGCCACCAGCTCACCTTCCCAGCTGTCACTCTGTGTAATATCAATCCACTGCGGCGCTCACGCCTCACACCCAATGACCTGCATTGGGCTGGGACAGCGCTGCTGGGCCTGGACCCTGCTGAACATGCTGCCTACCTTCGTGCCCTGGGCCAGCCCCCTGCACCGCCTGGCTTCATGCCCAGTCCCACCTTCGACATGGCACAACTCTACACCAGAGCCGGCCACTCCCTTGAGGACATGTTGCTGGACTGCCGCTACCGTGGCCAGCCCTGTGGCCCTGAGAACTTCACAGTG ATCTTCACTCGAATGGGGCAGTGCTACACCTTCAACTCCGGCCTCCACGGGGCAGAGCTGCTCACCACTCCAAAGGGTGGCGCTGGCAATGGGTTGGAGATTATGTTGGATGTACAGCAGGAAGAGTATCTGCCCATCTGGAAGGACATGG AAGAGACCCCGTTTGAGGTGGGGATCCGAGtgcagatccacagccaggaGGAGCCCCCTGCCATTGACCAGCTGGGCTTCGGGGCAGCCCCAGGCCACCAGACTTTTGTGTCCTGCCAGCAGCAGCAA CTGAGCTTCCTGCCACCACCCTGGGGTGACTGCAATACTGCATCTGTGGATCCCGACTTTGATCCAGAGCCCTCTGATCCCCTGGGTTCCCCtaaccccagccccagccctccttATAGTTTAATAGGGTGTCGTCTGGCCTGTGAGACCCGCTATGTGGCTCGGAAGTGTGGATGTCGAATGATGCATATGCCTG GAAACTCGCCAGTATGCAGCCCCCAGCAGTACAAGGACTGTGCCAGCCCAGCTCTGG ATGCCATGCTGCGAAAGGACATGTGTGTCTGTCCCAATCCGTGCGCCATCACGCGCTACGCCAAGGAGCTCTCCATGGTGCGGATTCCTAGCCGCGCTTCAGCTCGCTACCTGGCCCAGAAATACAACCGCAGCGAGACCTACATCGC GGAAAATGTTCTGGTTCTGGACATCTTCTTTGAGGCCCTCAACTATGAGACAGTGGAGCAGAAGGCTGCCTATGAAGTGTCGGAGCTGCTGG GAGACATTGGAGGACAGATGGGACTGTTTATTGGAGCCAGTCTGCTTACCATCCTCGAGATCCTTGACTACCTCTGTGAG gttttccgagacagagtcCTGGGGTATTTCTGGAACAGAAGGAGCTCTCAAAGACGCTCTGGCAGTACTCTG CTCCAGGAAGGGTTGGATGGCCATCGAACACACGTTCCCCACCTCAGCCTGGGCCCCAG GCCTGCCACCCCTCCCTGTGCCGTCACGAAGACACTCTCTGCCTCCCACCGGACCTGTTACCTCGTCACAAGACTTTAG